From one Lycium ferocissimum isolate CSIRO_LF1 chromosome 5, AGI_CSIRO_Lferr_CH_V1, whole genome shotgun sequence genomic stretch:
- the LOC132055752 gene encoding histone deacetylase 5 isoform X1, which translates to METTKRRRIGLIYDERMCKHSDPIDEYHPEKPDRIRAIWNKLHSTGITHRCVVMDGKEAEDKDIALVHSKNHIDLIRNISSEKIGLRRNGIAAKFSSIYFNEGSSESAYLSAGSVIEVAEKVAEGELDSAFAIVRPPGHHAEENEPMGFCLYNNVAVATRYLLDERPDLGIKKILIVDWDVHHGNGTQKMFWKDPRVLFFSVHRHELGSFYPGGEGGSHVMTGEGPGAGYNINVPWENGGCGDADYLAVWDHILIPVAKEFDPNIILISAGFDAAIGDPLGGCRVSPYGYSVMLHKLLEFAGGKIVMALEGGYNLESIANSVQACIEVLLQQKPIVGSSEAYPFESTWRVIHAVREELSSFWQTLAERLPEKVTSMRTPYVQVISSESEDEYDTTPQRVLQDLNKDIENIIQPFSDLKVNDGTGIASQASTISHTWRAELSKIDIWYATFGSNMNLSRFLCYIAGGQVEGMQKPCIGSLDKSKPKEITWKTFPHRLFFARERTATWGPGGVAFLHPESNSDEKSYLCLYRITLEQFNDVLLQENVSSFDMNSPLFDMNGLQSIEDTKCISAEAVKNGWYHNVLYLGKENGIPILTMTCRLSDVENFKSGKVSMCKPCKEYANTLIRGLVEGKQLSEEEATAYIQEAANRPL; encoded by the exons GCAGAAGATAAAGATATAGCTTTGGTACATTCAAAAAATCACATTGATTTGATTAGAAATATAAGTTCAGAGAAAATTGGCTTAAGAAGAAATGGAATTGCTGCCAAGTTTAGCTCCATATATTTCAATGAAGGCTCCTCAGAATCAGCTTATCTTTCTGCTGGTTCTGTCATAGAG GTTGCTGAGAAAGTTGCCGAAGGAGAACTAGACTCGGCCTTTGCTATTGTCAGACCTCCTGGACATCATGCAGAAGAAAATGAACCAATGGGATTTTGTTTGTACAACAATGTTGCTGTAGCAACACGTTATCTCTTGGATGAAAGA CCTGATTTGGGGATTAAGAAAATTTTGATTGTTGATTGGGATGTCCATCATGGAAATGGCACTCAAAAGATGTTCTGGAAGGACCCTCGAGTACTTTTCTTTTCTGTGCATAG GCACGAATTGGGAAGTTTTTATCCTGGTGGTGAAGGTGGGTCACATGTCATGACTGGTGAAGGGCCAGGAGCAGGATATAATATAAACGTTCCTTGGGAGAATGGCGGATGTGGTGATGCAGACTACCTTGCGGTGTGGGATCATATCTTGATTCCTGTTGCCAAAGAATTTGATCCCAACATCATCCTGATCTCTGCAGGATTTGATGCAG CTATTGGTGATCCTCTTGGTGGATGTCGTGTTAGTCCATACGGGTATTCGGTAATGTTGCACAAG TTGTTGGAGTTTGCCGGAGGCAAGATTGTAATGGCACTTGAAGGTGGATATAATCTGGAGTCTATAGCAAATTCTGTCCAAGCTTGTATTGAAGTGCTATTACAGCAAAAACCGATTGTTGGATCTTCTGAGGCATATCCATTTGAATCCACATGGCGAGTGATACATGCT GTACGTGAAGAGTTGAGTTCTTTCTGGCAAACACTTGCAGAGAGATTACCGGAGAAGGTAACTAGCATGAGAACTCCTTACGTTCAG GTCATTAGCTCTGAGTCTGAAGATGAGTATGATACCACTCCTCAGAGGGTATTGCAAGATCTGAATAAGGATATTGAGAATATAATACAACCATTTTCAGACCTGAAAGTTAATGATGGTACAGGCATAGCAa GTCAAGCTAGCACTATTTCTCACACCTGGAGGGCAGAGCTTTCAAAGATTGATATATGGTATGCCACATTTGGGTCAAATATGAATCTATCAAGGTTCCTTTGCTATATTGCAGGAGGACAG GTGGAAGGCATGCAAAAGCCATGTATTGGTTCATTGGATAAAAGCAAGCCAAAGGAGATCACATGGAAAACTTTTCCTCATCGTCTATTCTTTGCTCGTGAGCGTACAGCTACATGGGGTCCGGGTGGGGTTGCTTTTCTTCACCCTGAAAGCAACAGTGATGAAAAATCTTACTTGTGCCTATATAGGATAAC GCTTGAGCAATTTAATGATGTTTTACTTCAAGAGAATGTTTCAAGCTTTGATATGAATTCCCCTTTGTTTGACATGAATGGCTTACAATCTATTGAAGACACAAAATGTATTTCAGCGGAGGCTGTCAAG AATGGCTGGTACCATAATGTGCTTTACCTGGGGAAGGAGAATGGTATTCCCATTTTGACAATGAC ATGCCGACTCTCAGATGTTGAGAACTTCAAATCAGGTAAAGTAAGTATGTGCAAACCATGTAAAGAATATGCCAATACTCTAATTAGAGGGTTGGTAGAAGGAAAGCAGCTTTCGGAAGAAGAAGCCACCGCTTACATACAAGAAGCAGCTAATAGACCATTGTGA
- the LOC132055754 gene encoding ATP synthase subunit gamma, mitochondrial-like produces the protein MAMAALRREGRRFATPLISPNPAIALRSSIIPSQEPVSSGVRCISTQIVRNRMKSVKNIQKITKAMKMVAASKLRAIQTRAENSRGLWQPFTALLGDSASVDVKKNVIVTISADKGLCGGINSTSVKISRALHKLNSGPEKENKYVVLGEKAKAQLVRDSKKDIELIMTELQKNPLNYTQVSVMADDILKNVEFDALRIVFNKFQSVVSFLPTVSTILSPEVVEREAESGGKLGELDLYEVEGAETKSEVLQNLAEFQFSCVMFNAVLENATSEQGARMSAMDSSSRNAGDMLDRLTLTYNRTRQASITTELIEIISGASALEG, from the exons ATGGCTATGGCTGCGTTGAGACGTGAGGGAAGGCGTTTCGCTACACCGTTGATTTCTCCTAATCCTGCCATTGCTCTTCGTTCTTCCATCATCCCTTCCCA GGAACCAGTCTCATCAGGAGTTCGATGTATTTCAACTCAAATTG TGAGAAACCGCATGAAGAGTGTTAAAAATATCCAGAAGATTACAAAGGCTATGAAGATGGTTGCTGCTTCAAAGCTTAGAGCTATTCAAACTAGAGCTGAAAATTCACGTGGCCTATGGCAGCCCTTTACTGCACTTCTTGGTGACTCTGCTA GTGTTGATGTCAAGAAGAATGTTATTGTTACCATTTCTGCAGACAAAGGTCTTTGTGGTGGAATCAATTCTACATCTGTCAAGATAAGCAGGGCTCTTCATAAGTTGAATTCTG GTcctgaaaaggaaaataagtatGTTGTCTTGGGGGAAAAGGCAAAGGCTCAGCTGGTGCGAGATTCGAAAAAAGACATTGAACTGATCATGACGGAGTTGCAGAAAAATCCTCTTAACTACACACAG GTTTCTGTGATGGCAGATGACATCTTGAAGAATGTCGAATTTGATGCACTGCGGATTGTTTTTAATAAATTCCAGTCAGTTGTCTCATTTTTGCCAACAGTGTCCACTATACTATCTCCAGAG GTTGTAGAGAGGGAGGCTGAATCAGGTGGAAAGCTTGGAGAATTGGATTTATATGAAGTTGAAGGTGCTGAGACAAAGTCAGAAGTTCTTCAGAACCTAGCTGAATTTCAGTTTTCATGC GTTATGTTCAATGCAGTTCTAGAGAACGCTACTAGTGAGCAAGGAGCAAGAATGTCTGCTATGGATAGCTCCAGCAGAAATGCTGGGGACATGCTTGATCGTCTCACTCTTACTTACAACAG AACCCGTCAAGCATCTATCACCACAGAACTGATAGAGATCATATCAGGAGCATCAGCTCTGGAGGGTTAA
- the LOC132055753 gene encoding DNAJ protein JJJ1 homolog has protein sequence MASSEKRCLYEVLGVNRDVTADEIRSAYRKLALQRHPDKLVRSGVPESEATASFQELVNAYEVLSDARERAWYDSHRSQILFSNSGPTNSGSNSGPVPDLFSFFSNSVYNGYSDKGKGFYKVYGDLFDKIYQTDLNFARKLGTDLPKEAPLMGNLDSPYAQATAFYSYWSGFATVMDFCWVDQYDVMAGPNRKSRRIMEDENKKLRKKAKREYNETVRGLAEFVKKRDKRVIDMQLKKNEEMEKKKEEERKRKKELERQKAERAKKYVEPEWTKVEELEDEEFEEESDEDEKKKADVNELYCVACSKKFKSEKQWKNHEQSKKHKEKVAALREAFDDEDDEYEGLVDDGASEEQNVADADRTTDLSADDGVDELAEHLEGSTRIQEDEREDDEVQSSEEDETTNYQSGSNLKGVADELGLDDDEASVLEAMISGRKSRKNAGPGGSRQTSAKNVQGETGNDEMDFMEYNNLRSTRRNRGGRRQRNRRPQEEEEEEEEAGGGGGDVNSGRRQRNRRPQEEEEEEAGGGAGDVRSRVAEVGTDSEVKSACNDSSACQEPSSQPSAETANDHKGDHVSGNSEKVTSQGTDKKTTAKKEKNNKSKDATKGRKQKAKSKSSSNLCDTCGEEFDSRNQLHKHLGSTGHAKLKSR, from the exons ATGGCGTCGTCTGAGAAGCGATGCCTATACGAAGTCCTCGGCGTGAACCGTGACGTCACCGCTGACGAAATCCGGTCAGCTTACCGCAAGCTCGCCTTACAACGCCACCCAGACAAGCTTGTCCGATCCGGCGTACCTGAATCCGAAGCAACAGCTTCGTTTCAAGAGCTAGTGAACGCTTACGAAGTTCTATCCGACGCGCGGGAACGCGCGTGGTACGACTCGCATCGGTCTCAGATACTTTTCTCCAATTCAGGTCCAACGAATTCGGGTTCTAATTCGGGTCCTGTACCGGACTTGTTTTCGTTCTTTTCGAATTCGGTGTATAATGGATATTCGGATAAAGGGAAGGGGTTTTATAAGGTGTATGGTGATTTGTTTGACAAGATATATCAAACTGATTTGAATTTCGCGAGGAAGTTGGGGACAGATTTGCCTAAAGAAGCTCCTCTTATGGGAAATTTGGACAGTCCTTATGCTCAG GCGACAGCATTCTATAGCTATTGGTCAGGATTTGCTACAGTGATGGACTTTTGTTGGGTAGATCAGTATGACGTGATGGCGGGACCCAATAGAAAGTCAAGGAGGATAATGGAGGATGAGAACAAGAAGCTGAGGAAAAAGGCAAAAAGGGAATATAATGAGACTGTTAGAGGATTGGCGGAGTTTGTGAAAAAGAGAGATAAGAGAGTGATTGACATGCAGTTGAAGAAGAACGAGGAAAtggagaagaaaaaggaagaggaacgcaagagaaagaaggagctCGAGAGACAGAAGGCTGAGAGAGCAAAGAAATATGTAGAGCCTGAGTGGACGAAAGTAGAGGAGTTAGAAGATGAAGAATTTGAGGAGGAATCGGATGAGGACGAGAAAAAGAAGGCAGATGTGAATGAATTGTACTGTGTGGCATGTTCGAAGAAGTTCAAGAGCGAGAAACAGTGGAAAAATCACGAGCAGTCCAAGAAGCATAAGGAGAAGGTGGCAGCTTTGAGAGAAGCTTTTGATGacgaagatgatgaatatgaaggGTTGGTGGACGATGGGGCAAGTGAGGAGCAAAACGTAGCTGATGCTGATAGAACAACTGATTTATCTGCAGATGATGGGGTGGATGAGTTGGCAGAGCATTTAGAAGGTAGTACACGAATTCAAGAAGATGAGCGTGAGGATGATGAGGTTCAGAGCAGCGAGGAAGATGAGACCACTAATTATCAGAGTGGCAGTAATTTAAAGGGAGTGGCTGATGAACTTGGATTAGATGATGATGAAGCTAGTGTACTTGAAGCTATGATATCTGGCCGCAAAAGTAGGAAGAATGCAGGTCCAGGTGGCAGTCGTCAAACTTCAGCAAAGAATGTTCAGGGTGAAACCGGTAATGATGAAATGGACTTCATGGAATATAATAACCTTAGAAGTACTAGGAGAAATAGGGGTGGCCGGAGACAAAGAAACAGGAGaccacaagaagaagaagaagaagaagaagaagcaggaggaggaggaggagatgTAAATAGTGGCCGGAGACAAAGAAACAGGAGaccacaagaagaagaagaagaagaagcaggaGGAGGAGCAGGAGATGTAAGATCTCGTGTTGCTGAAGTTGGTACTGACTCCGAGGTAAAAAGTGCATGTAATGATAGCTCAGCTTGCCAGGAGCCTTCGTCCCAGCCTTCAGCAGAAACTGCTAATGATCACAAAGGAGATCACGTCTCGGGAAATAGTGAAAAAGTTACAAGTCAAGGTACAGACAAGAAAACTACcgcaaagaaggaaaaaaataacaaatcaaaagaTGCAACCAAAGGAAGGAAACAGAAG GCAAAATCGAAATCTTCTAGCAACTTGTGCGATACATGTGGGGAGGAATTCGATTCAAG GAATCAGTTACATAAGCATCTAGGATCGACGGGGCATGCTAAACTAAAATCTCGGTGA
- the LOC132055752 gene encoding histone deacetylase 5 isoform X2 — METTKRRRIGLIYDERMCKHSDPIDEYHPEKPDRIRAIWNKLHSTGITHRCVVMDGKEAEDKDIALVHSKNHIDLIRNISSEKIGLRRNGIAAKFSSIYFNEGSSESAYLSAGSVIEVAEKVAEGELDSAFAIVRPPGHHAEENEPMGFCLYNNVAVATRYLLDERPDLGIKKILIVDWDVHHGNGTQKMFWKDPRVLFFSVHRHELGSFYPGGEGGSHVMTGEGPGAGYNINVPWENGGCGDADYLAVWDHILIPVAKEFDPNIILISAGFDAAIGDPLGGCRVSPYGYSVMLHKLLEFAGGKIVMALEGGYNLESIANSVQACIEVLLQQKPIVGSSEAYPFESTWRVIHAVREELSSFWQTLAERLPEKVTSMRTPYVQVISSESEDEYDTTPQRVLQDLNKDIENIIQPFSDLKVNDGQASTISHTWRAELSKIDIWYATFGSNMNLSRFLCYIAGGQVEGMQKPCIGSLDKSKPKEITWKTFPHRLFFARERTATWGPGGVAFLHPESNSDEKSYLCLYRITLEQFNDVLLQENVSSFDMNSPLFDMNGLQSIEDTKCISAEAVKNGWYHNVLYLGKENGIPILTMTCRLSDVENFKSGKVSMCKPCKEYANTLIRGLVEGKQLSEEEATAYIQEAANRPL, encoded by the exons GCAGAAGATAAAGATATAGCTTTGGTACATTCAAAAAATCACATTGATTTGATTAGAAATATAAGTTCAGAGAAAATTGGCTTAAGAAGAAATGGAATTGCTGCCAAGTTTAGCTCCATATATTTCAATGAAGGCTCCTCAGAATCAGCTTATCTTTCTGCTGGTTCTGTCATAGAG GTTGCTGAGAAAGTTGCCGAAGGAGAACTAGACTCGGCCTTTGCTATTGTCAGACCTCCTGGACATCATGCAGAAGAAAATGAACCAATGGGATTTTGTTTGTACAACAATGTTGCTGTAGCAACACGTTATCTCTTGGATGAAAGA CCTGATTTGGGGATTAAGAAAATTTTGATTGTTGATTGGGATGTCCATCATGGAAATGGCACTCAAAAGATGTTCTGGAAGGACCCTCGAGTACTTTTCTTTTCTGTGCATAG GCACGAATTGGGAAGTTTTTATCCTGGTGGTGAAGGTGGGTCACATGTCATGACTGGTGAAGGGCCAGGAGCAGGATATAATATAAACGTTCCTTGGGAGAATGGCGGATGTGGTGATGCAGACTACCTTGCGGTGTGGGATCATATCTTGATTCCTGTTGCCAAAGAATTTGATCCCAACATCATCCTGATCTCTGCAGGATTTGATGCAG CTATTGGTGATCCTCTTGGTGGATGTCGTGTTAGTCCATACGGGTATTCGGTAATGTTGCACAAG TTGTTGGAGTTTGCCGGAGGCAAGATTGTAATGGCACTTGAAGGTGGATATAATCTGGAGTCTATAGCAAATTCTGTCCAAGCTTGTATTGAAGTGCTATTACAGCAAAAACCGATTGTTGGATCTTCTGAGGCATATCCATTTGAATCCACATGGCGAGTGATACATGCT GTACGTGAAGAGTTGAGTTCTTTCTGGCAAACACTTGCAGAGAGATTACCGGAGAAGGTAACTAGCATGAGAACTCCTTACGTTCAG GTCATTAGCTCTGAGTCTGAAGATGAGTATGATACCACTCCTCAGAGGGTATTGCAAGATCTGAATAAGGATATTGAGAATATAATACAACCATTTTCAGACCTGAAAGTTAATGATG GTCAAGCTAGCACTATTTCTCACACCTGGAGGGCAGAGCTTTCAAAGATTGATATATGGTATGCCACATTTGGGTCAAATATGAATCTATCAAGGTTCCTTTGCTATATTGCAGGAGGACAG GTGGAAGGCATGCAAAAGCCATGTATTGGTTCATTGGATAAAAGCAAGCCAAAGGAGATCACATGGAAAACTTTTCCTCATCGTCTATTCTTTGCTCGTGAGCGTACAGCTACATGGGGTCCGGGTGGGGTTGCTTTTCTTCACCCTGAAAGCAACAGTGATGAAAAATCTTACTTGTGCCTATATAGGATAAC GCTTGAGCAATTTAATGATGTTTTACTTCAAGAGAATGTTTCAAGCTTTGATATGAATTCCCCTTTGTTTGACATGAATGGCTTACAATCTATTGAAGACACAAAATGTATTTCAGCGGAGGCTGTCAAG AATGGCTGGTACCATAATGTGCTTTACCTGGGGAAGGAGAATGGTATTCCCATTTTGACAATGAC ATGCCGACTCTCAGATGTTGAGAACTTCAAATCAGGTAAAGTAAGTATGTGCAAACCATGTAAAGAATATGCCAATACTCTAATTAGAGGGTTGGTAGAAGGAAAGCAGCTTTCGGAAGAAGAAGCCACCGCTTACATACAAGAAGCAGCTAATAGACCATTGTGA